In Antedon mediterranea chromosome 10, ecAntMedi1.1, whole genome shotgun sequence, one genomic interval encodes:
- the LOC140061216 gene encoding uncharacterized protein, giving the protein MYLEFLEQKAIAAAPLECKPRLWKRYVDDVLEIVKQDQVENLTQHLNSSDPAGPIKFTYEKEYENKISFLDSLIIRKPDGSVKLLVYRKPTHTDQYLHFDSHHSVHQKLGIIRTLFDHMNSIVTMDADRNTEEVNITSALSRCGYPKWSFNQVRKKMKENKKVTSKKKENMESKGFFVVPYVAGLSWRVSKCLRSLASTQL; this is encoded by the coding sequence ATGTATTTAGAATTTCTAGAACAGAAAGCTATCGCGGCAGCACCCTTAGAATGTAAACCTCGTTTATGGAAACGCTACGTGGATGACGTTCTTGAAATTGTTAAACAAGACCAAGTTGAAAATCTCACACAACATCTCAATTCATCTGACCCAGCTGGACCCATAAAGTTCACCTACGAGAAAGAATATGAAAACAAGATTTCTTTCCTCGATTCTCTCATCATTAGAAAACCAGATGGATCTGTCAAACTTCTAGTGTATAGAAAACCGACACATACGGACCAGTACCTACATTTTGATTCCCACCATTCTGTACATCAAAAACTGGGAATAATTAGAACACTATTTGACCATATGAATTCTATTGTCACAATGGATGCAGATCGTAATACAGAAGAGGTTAATATAACATCAGCCCTTTCTAGATGTGGTTACCCTAAGTGGTCATTCAACCAAGTAAggaaaaaaatgaaagaaaataaaaaagtaacatCCAAGAAGAAAGAAAACATGGAAAGTAAGGGATTTTTTGTCGTCCCTTATGTAGCAGGACTTTCGTGGCGTGTTAGTAAGTGTTTAAGGAGTTTGGCATCAACACAGCTATGA